In Silvanigrella paludirubra, one DNA window encodes the following:
- a CDS encoding chemotaxis protein CheA, with amino-acid sequence MDDDFELELQKTFFQEASINIEESEEVYLQFSDNTPIDLLARSFRLAHNLKGSAKAVGFSEIAEILHTLETLLLKLKKKEIEVNNSIINVLLMTNDKLKEIIEQYKNDLNFKPNQKEIIEEITKVLQESQKNSPNDNTDNKVTLEDNKETPQEEVVFFKKEKKEDNKVNHDVKIQKNKIKKEMSEEIIRIPLNKIEKLQNYIGEIVIIQSMFEEQIKNSTNQNLKNHFRLLNKTTKEVQDIVMNLRLVPIKPAFQKLARTARDTSVMLNKEIILNFLGENTEIDKFILDEISDPLMHMVRNAIDHGLESNEERLQKNKNKEGTVTVKASHESGNLILCVQDDGKGLNPKTLYEIATKKGVIKGNETLSDEECYHLIFAPGFSTKAETTEISGRGVGMDVVKTNIEMLSGKIEIFTEIDKGTTFKIKIPLSVGILDAFITEIANEKFIIPVNQVIECLSLNKSNINHLTGMESVIILRSEEIPIVDLSMGLQNKYNDKNKINEKVIIIVQSNGKKIGVIVDKIISIQSVVTKTIGEEMRCEKGIVGSVILGDGKVVPILEVSELITGNMFQQNVQRNKSILSSKAG; translated from the coding sequence ATGGATGACGATTTTGAATTAGAATTACAAAAAACATTTTTTCAGGAAGCTTCAATAAATATTGAAGAATCTGAAGAAGTTTATTTGCAATTTAGTGACAATACCCCAATAGATTTACTGGCAAGAAGTTTTCGTTTAGCCCATAATTTAAAAGGAAGTGCGAAAGCAGTAGGTTTTAGTGAGATAGCAGAAATTCTCCATACATTAGAGACTTTATTATTAAAACTTAAAAAGAAAGAAATTGAAGTTAACAACAGTATTATCAATGTCCTATTAATGACAAATGATAAGTTAAAAGAAATAATTGAACAATATAAAAATGATCTCAATTTCAAACCAAATCAAAAGGAAATTATAGAAGAAATTACTAAAGTTTTACAAGAATCTCAAAAAAATTCGCCTAATGACAATACGGACAATAAAGTAACTTTAGAAGACAACAAAGAAACACCTCAAGAAGAAGTTGTCTTCTTTAAAAAAGAGAAAAAAGAGGATAATAAAGTTAATCACGATGTAAAAATTCAAAAAAATAAAATTAAAAAAGAAATGTCAGAAGAAATCATTCGCATTCCATTAAATAAAATTGAAAAATTACAAAATTATATAGGTGAAATTGTCATTATACAAAGTATGTTTGAAGAACAAATCAAAAATTCTACGAATCAAAATTTAAAAAATCATTTTAGATTACTAAATAAAACTACAAAAGAAGTTCAAGATATTGTCATGAATTTAAGACTAGTCCCTATTAAACCTGCTTTTCAAAAACTAGCAAGAACAGCTCGTGATACATCAGTAATGCTAAATAAAGAGATTATTTTAAACTTTTTAGGTGAAAATACGGAAATTGATAAATTTATATTAGATGAAATTTCTGATCCATTGATGCACATGGTTCGCAATGCCATCGATCATGGTTTAGAAAGTAATGAAGAGCGCTTACAAAAAAATAAAAATAAAGAAGGTACAGTAACAGTAAAAGCAAGCCATGAATCAGGAAACTTAATATTATGTGTTCAAGATGATGGCAAAGGTTTAAATCCAAAAACTCTTTATGAAATAGCAACTAAAAAGGGTGTGATAAAAGGAAATGAAACATTAAGTGATGAAGAATGTTATCATCTTATATTCGCCCCTGGATTTTCAACAAAAGCCGAGACAACCGAAATTTCTGGCCGTGGCGTTGGTATGGATGTGGTTAAAACCAATATAGAAATGTTAAGTGGAAAAATTGAAATATTTACAGAAATTGATAAAGGAACAACATTTAAAATTAAAATTCCTTTGTCCGTAGGAATTCTTGATGCATTTATTACAGAAATTGCTAATGAAAAATTTATTATTCCTGTCAATCAAGTAATTGAATGTCTTAGTCTAAATAAAAGTAACATCAATCATTTAACAGGAATGGAAAGTGTTATTATTTTAAGAAGTGAAGAAATTCCAATAGTAGATTTATCTATGGGACTTCAAAATAAATATAATGATAAAAATAAAATAAATGAAAAAGTGATTATTATAGTTCAAAGTAACGGTAAAAAAATAGGAGTTATTGTTGATAAAATTATTTCTATTCAATCTGTGGTTACAAAGACAATTGGAGAAGAAATGAGATGCGAAAAAGGAATAGTTGGAAGCGTGATATTAGGTGATGGTAAAGTAGTTCCTATTTTAGAAGTTTCAGAATTAATTACAGGAAATATGTTTCAACAAAATGTACAAAGAAATAAATCCATTCTTTCATCAAAAGCAGGGTAA
- a CDS encoding methyl-accepting chemotaxis protein yields the protein MKEIYFADKFSLKLKILILCLAGSFSIFIISIIFAFFNFNSQEDLIKERMYQSAEDLSNSIQDQFYERYGDAKTFALYFKNISGYSKEEVNYLNKLVKFYGFYNLILVCDLNGKLIVTNDENADGKKINSEILYKENFSQTNWFKETLTKRYSEDAAKGFTQVNIQKPDFNEIIEKVYKEKIYSTIFSTLIYNSKGDTIAILSTHPNFYWVENTVTRMYDNFVNSNIKTLHVSMLDKDFNVILDYNPSKNGNKTELVHDEKILNKYNLLKSGQPAALKLSKGEEGTLESINSRYKVKQINAYKNVVGKKIVDDIGWKLLVRFDSSEAYARTNYSRNIFLVLFLIIFLIITGISYYFGTFLANKLKHIANSLSKGNQILIQTSTEATSDSQKLSTSATQQATSLHETVSAVNEINAMMSKSSEMAISSQKKSEENILKVNEGKKTIHNMILSINNIKQSNQEIMEEVLESNKNISSIIKVISEIEHKTKVINEIVFQTKLLSFNASVEAARAGEHGRGFSVVAEEVGNLAKMSGNASNEISTLLENSINKVQSIINQTKNNIDQILTKSKNTIKEGEEVSKECVDIFEQILINTEEVNTLVYEITNSAKEQAKGIYKINNAMHELDNVTNQNNSIAEKTTQTAHELLKQSNELEAMAKSLMEIINGNGLNILEKVED from the coding sequence ATGAAAGAAATTTATTTTGCGGATAAATTTTCTTTAAAACTAAAAATTTTAATACTATGCCTTGCAGGATCATTTTCAATTTTTATTATTTCAATTATTTTTGCTTTTTTTAATTTTAATTCACAAGAAGATCTTATTAAAGAAAGAATGTATCAATCAGCAGAAGATCTTTCCAATTCTATTCAAGATCAATTTTATGAGCGTTATGGTGATGCAAAAACATTTGCTTTGTACTTTAAAAACATTTCTGGATATTCAAAAGAAGAAGTAAATTATTTAAATAAACTTGTTAAATTTTATGGGTTTTATAACTTAATCCTCGTTTGTGATTTAAATGGTAAATTAATAGTCACTAATGATGAAAATGCCGATGGAAAAAAAATAAACAGTGAAATTTTATATAAAGAAAATTTTTCTCAAACAAATTGGTTTAAAGAGACATTAACAAAAAGGTATTCCGAAGATGCTGCAAAAGGTTTTACTCAAGTAAATATTCAAAAACCAGATTTTAATGAAATTATTGAAAAAGTTTATAAAGAAAAAATATATTCAACTATTTTTTCTACATTAATTTACAATTCTAAAGGGGATACGATAGCTATATTAAGTACTCACCCAAATTTTTATTGGGTTGAAAATACGGTAACAAGAATGTATGATAATTTCGTAAATTCAAATATTAAAACACTGCATGTTTCCATGCTAGATAAAGATTTTAATGTTATATTAGACTACAATCCATCAAAAAATGGAAATAAAACAGAATTAGTTCATGATGAAAAAATATTAAATAAATATAATTTGTTAAAATCTGGACAACCCGCTGCTCTAAAACTATCTAAGGGCGAAGAAGGCACTTTAGAGTCTATAAACTCCCGATATAAAGTAAAACAAATAAACGCATATAAAAATGTGGTTGGAAAAAAAATAGTAGATGATATTGGATGGAAATTATTAGTTCGATTTGACAGCTCAGAAGCCTATGCAAGAACAAATTATTCTAGAAACATTTTCTTAGTCTTATTTCTTATCATATTCCTAATTATTACTGGGATTAGCTATTATTTTGGAACATTTTTAGCAAATAAATTAAAACATATTGCAAATAGTTTATCTAAAGGAAATCAAATTTTAATTCAGACTTCAACTGAAGCCACATCAGACAGCCAAAAGCTAAGTACTTCTGCAACTCAACAAGCAACTTCACTTCATGAAACGGTTTCTGCAGTGAATGAAATTAATGCTATGATGAGTAAAAGTTCAGAAATGGCGATTAGTTCTCAAAAGAAATCAGAAGAAAATATATTAAAAGTAAATGAAGGAAAAAAAACTATACATAATATGATTTTATCAATTAATAATATAAAGCAAAGCAACCAAGAAATTATGGAAGAAGTGTTAGAAAGTAACAAAAATATTTCAAGCATTATTAAAGTAATAAGTGAAATTGAACATAAAACAAAAGTGATAAATGAAATTGTTTTTCAAACAAAACTATTGTCTTTTAATGCATCTGTTGAGGCAGCACGGGCTGGTGAGCATGGTCGGGGTTTTTCAGTAGTAGCAGAAGAAGTTGGAAACCTTGCAAAAATGAGCGGAAATGCTTCTAATGAAATATCTACTTTACTAGAAAATAGCATAAATAAAGTGCAGTCTATAATAAACCAAACTAAAAATAATATTGATCAAATTTTAACAAAATCAAAAAATACTATTAAAGAAGGTGAAGAAGTAAGCAAAGAATGTGTAGATATTTTCGAACAAATATTAATAAATACAGAAGAGGTTAATACACTTGTATATGAAATTACAAATTCAGCTAAAGAGCAAGCCAAAGGAATTTACAAAATTAATAATGCGATGCATGAATTAGATAATGTAACAAATCAAAATAATAGCATTGCAGAAAAAACAACACAAACTGCACATGAATTATTAAAACAAAGTAATGAATTAGAAGCTATGGCAAAAAGTTTGATGGAAATTATTAATGGTAATGGATTGAATATTTTGGAAAAAGTTGAGGATTAA
- a CDS encoding methyl-accepting chemotaxis protein: MTKNNSFSLKKWFYILITVILINIIILGLFSVISSTISNSFLNGLGNTNFPLIKNTLLVDMMHDGLRGNVTNALLLAATGGSQAEKDEVINENKEMAKKFKDYIENINKLSLNNEIRPLVKDVIPTINQYVETSAVVIQNTFANNKKVAAVEHEKFMQLFKKLEKDLDTLSDKIEKESENEILNSKNTSNNLKYLSILFMILFLSITSVFAYYISLKISKMMNQVIESLIFQSNAILQSATDINSSSQNLSSGTNQQNASLQKTSSAILQINSMIKKTSEGSEHSSLLSKKSESAVKNGEKIVFALISCIDKIKTSNKEIMAQVDHGNKKINDIIKVISDISNKTKVINDIVFQTKLLSFNASVEAARAGEHGMGFSVVAEEVGNLAKMSGDAAKDINNMLSESIDTVEKIILSTTAEVEKLFKIGDENIAESTQIANQCAIVMKDTVENVTMVNKSVLEITTATKEQEYGINEIVNAVHELEKSTQENAKISEDSAKSGVELNLKANEISEIIDYLNLMINGNTDKKAA, encoded by the coding sequence ATGACAAAAAATAATAGTTTTTCATTGAAAAAATGGTTTTATATATTAATAACTGTTATTTTAATAAATATCATTATATTAGGATTATTTTCTGTTATATCTTCAACTATTTCAAATAGTTTTTTAAACGGCTTAGGAAATACGAATTTTCCATTAATAAAAAACACCCTTTTGGTTGATATGATGCATGATGGCCTTCGTGGTAACGTTACGAACGCACTTTTATTAGCTGCCACGGGAGGTTCTCAAGCAGAAAAAGATGAAGTTATAAATGAAAATAAAGAAATGGCAAAAAAATTTAAAGATTATATTGAAAATATAAATAAACTATCACTAAATAATGAAATTAGACCTTTAGTAAAAGATGTGATCCCAACTATTAATCAATACGTCGAAACGAGTGCGGTGGTCATTCAAAATACTTTTGCAAATAATAAAAAAGTAGCTGCTGTAGAACATGAAAAATTTATGCAGTTATTTAAAAAATTGGAAAAAGATTTAGATACTCTTTCAGATAAAATAGAAAAAGAAAGTGAAAATGAAATTTTAAATTCAAAAAATACTTCAAATAATTTAAAATACTTAAGTATTTTATTTATGATTTTATTTTTATCTATCACTTCTGTTTTTGCTTACTATATTAGTTTGAAAATTTCAAAAATGATGAATCAAGTTATTGAGAGTTTGATCTTTCAGAGTAATGCAATTTTACAAAGTGCAACAGATATAAATAGTTCTTCACAAAATTTGAGCTCAGGTACAAATCAGCAAAATGCATCATTGCAAAAAACGTCTTCAGCAATTCTACAAATTAATTCCATGATTAAAAAAACTTCTGAAGGATCAGAACATTCTAGTTTATTATCCAAAAAAAGTGAATCCGCTGTTAAAAATGGTGAAAAAATTGTATTTGCATTGATTTCTTGTATTGATAAAATAAAAACAAGTAATAAAGAAATTATGGCACAAGTGGATCATGGGAATAAAAAAATTAATGATATTATAAAAGTAATTTCAGATATTTCAAATAAAACAAAAGTGATAAATGATATTGTTTTTCAAACAAAATTATTGTCTTTTAATGCTTCTGTTGAGGCCGCACGAGCGGGTGAACATGGAATGGGCTTCTCTGTTGTTGCTGAAGAAGTTGGAAATTTAGCAAAAATGAGTGGTGATGCAGCCAAAGATATAAATAATATGTTAAGTGAAAGTATAGATACAGTTGAAAAAATAATTTTAAGTACAACAGCTGAGGTTGAAAAGTTATTTAAAATTGGCGATGAAAATATAGCAGAAAGTACTCAAATAGCAAATCAATGTGCTATTGTTATGAAGGATACAGTTGAAAATGTTACCATGGTAAATAAATCTGTTTTAGAGATAACGACAGCAACAAAAGAACAAGAATATGGAATTAATGAAATTGTAAATGCAGTTCATGAACTAGAAAAATCAACACAAGAAAATGCAAAAATTTCGGAAGACTCAGCGAAATCGGGAGTTGAACTAAATTTAAAAGCAAATGAAATTTCCGAAATTATTGACTACTTAAACTTAATGATAAATGGTAATACAGATAAAAAAGCAGCTTAA
- a CDS encoding chemotaxis protein CheW, translating into MTEETGKIQRLYTTDNRYLCFTLGNEHFSIPLLQVKEVIGIPEFTGIPYTPSYFCGIMNLRGKVISVIDMRKKLNIVSKGSEENSVIVCDLDNITIGALVDSVDNVINIEKEKILPKPDMQTSIKNDYIEGLIEYKNQLIVLINLAKSLSVEDLVHIEKTAA; encoded by the coding sequence ATGACAGAAGAAACAGGAAAAATACAACGATTATATACTACAGATAATAGATATCTTTGTTTCACTTTAGGAAATGAACATTTTAGCATTCCTCTTTTACAAGTGAAAGAAGTCATTGGTATTCCTGAATTTACGGGTATACCATACACACCTTCTTATTTTTGTGGAATAATGAATTTAAGAGGTAAAGTAATTAGTGTTATCGACATGAGAAAAAAACTAAATATCGTTTCAAAAGGATCAGAAGAAAATTCCGTCATAGTTTGTGATTTAGACAATATAACAATTGGAGCACTTGTCGATTCAGTTGATAATGTCATAAATATTGAAAAAGAAAAAATACTCCCAAAACCAGATATGCAAACAAGCATTAAAAATGATTATATTGAAGGATTAATTGAATACAAAAATCAACTTATAGTTTTAATCAATTTAGCAAAATCGTTGAGTGTAGAAGACTTAGTTCATATTGAAAAAACGGCTGCTTAG
- a CDS encoding methyl-accepting chemotaxis protein translates to MFKNMSLKLKILLLSMSGVVTIAIVSIILAISNFNSQEKLLKSKMFLASEDLSNSIQDQFYERYGDVKTFSLHFKNFSTNSREYINYLNQIVKFYGIYNLIMVCDLNGRLLSVNDEAPDGKKINSEILYKQNFSNTQWFKETLSKKFLEDAKKDFTQVNFQDAYFDETTESVYKEKVYSTTFSTFIYNSKGEPIGIISTHPNFIWVESTITRIYDSFYKANMKTLELTLLNKNGDVIIDYTPSLNNGKKDVIHDEKTLNKFNLIKAGQAAAVKLSQGEEGVIEAKHARRGNWQINAFKQVIGDKIVDDLGWKVLVRVDSDEAYSEIINSKIIYTIIFTLIFIIVISLSIFFSKNLANMLMNVANQLANGNLLLNKSSAEASSESQKLSAATLEQAASLQETVTAVNQISAMMNKTSEMADSSRRKSDENKIKVNEGKNVIHKMVDSISNIKSSNQEIMDQVLDGNKRISEIVKVIAEIESKTKVINEIVFQTKLLSFNASVEAARAGEHGRGFSVVAEEVGNLAQMSGNASKEISSMLESSINRVKTIIDQTKNNVENILTKSKETMKNGEAISNECASIFEQIFINSEEVNHLVYEIANSAQEQAKGVTEINHAMQELDNVTHQNSNIAQKTSKTAADLLRQSYEIEQMASHLVKIIVGNESNISQLKASSGNNNDKGNYNPPVNKNKDYDTNSKRQSFNMKSTKSPTIDSNIKKDSLHNKENSQPKAVTSEEVPSYNDPRFEDL, encoded by the coding sequence ATGTTTAAAAATATGTCTTTGAAATTAAAAATACTTTTATTAAGCATGTCTGGTGTTGTGACAATAGCCATTGTTTCAATAATTTTGGCTATAAGCAACTTTAATTCTCAAGAAAAGCTATTAAAGTCTAAAATGTTTCTAGCATCAGAAGACCTTTCAAATTCAATTCAAGATCAATTTTATGAGCGCTATGGCGATGTAAAGACATTTTCTCTTCATTTTAAAAATTTTTCAACAAACTCAAGAGAATATATCAATTACCTCAATCAAATTGTTAAATTTTATGGTATTTATAATTTAATCATGGTTTGTGATTTAAATGGAAGATTATTAAGTGTAAATGATGAAGCACCAGATGGAAAAAAAATAAATAGCGAAATATTGTATAAACAAAATTTTTCAAATACCCAATGGTTTAAAGAAACATTATCTAAGAAATTTCTTGAAGATGCCAAAAAAGATTTTACTCAAGTAAATTTTCAAGATGCCTATTTCGATGAAACCACAGAATCTGTATACAAAGAAAAAGTATATTCAACAACATTTTCGACTTTTATTTATAATTCAAAAGGTGAACCCATTGGCATAATCAGCACACACCCTAATTTTATTTGGGTAGAAAGTACTATAACTAGAATTTATGATAGCTTTTATAAAGCAAACATGAAAACATTAGAGCTTACTTTATTAAATAAAAATGGTGATGTCATTATTGATTATACACCTTCGTTAAATAACGGAAAAAAAGATGTTATCCATGACGAAAAAACATTAAATAAATTTAATTTAATAAAAGCTGGGCAGGCAGCTGCTGTAAAACTTTCACAAGGTGAAGAAGGCGTAATAGAAGCAAAACATGCAAGACGTGGCAATTGGCAAATAAATGCATTTAAACAAGTAATAGGAGATAAAATAGTAGATGACTTAGGTTGGAAAGTTTTGGTTAGAGTTGATAGTGATGAAGCTTATTCTGAAATTATTAATTCTAAAATAATATATACAATCATTTTTACACTCATTTTTATTATAGTCATTTCATTGAGTATATTCTTTAGCAAAAATTTAGCGAATATGCTTATGAATGTTGCCAATCAATTAGCAAATGGCAACTTGTTATTAAATAAATCATCAGCTGAAGCATCTTCGGAAAGCCAAAAACTTTCTGCTGCAACACTTGAACAAGCCGCTTCTCTTCAAGAAACCGTTACAGCTGTTAACCAAATTAGCGCCATGATGAATAAAACTTCAGAAATGGCTGATTCTTCAAGACGAAAATCGGATGAAAATAAAATCAAAGTCAATGAAGGTAAAAATGTTATTCATAAAATGGTTGATTCTATTTCAAATATAAAATCAAGCAACCAAGAAATTATGGATCAAGTATTAGATGGCAATAAAAGAATTTCTGAAATTGTAAAAGTAATTGCAGAAATTGAAAGTAAAACAAAAGTAATTAATGAAATTGTTTTTCAGACTAAACTTTTATCTTTTAATGCTTCTGTTGAAGCAGCTCGTGCAGGTGAACATGGCCGCGGTTTTTCAGTTGTTGCCGAAGAAGTAGGGAATTTAGCCCAAATGAGTGGAAATGCATCAAAAGAAATTTCTTCCATGCTTGAAAGCAGCATCAATAGAGTGAAAACAATCATAGATCAAACAAAAAATAATGTTGAAAATATTTTAACAAAGTCAAAAGAAACGATGAAAAATGGTGAAGCGATTAGCAATGAATGCGCTTCTATTTTTGAACAAATATTTATAAATTCTGAAGAAGTAAACCATCTAGTATATGAAATTGCGAACTCAGCTCAAGAGCAAGCAAAAGGTGTTACGGAAATCAATCATGCAATGCAAGAACTAGATAACGTAACACATCAAAACAGCAATATTGCTCAAAAAACTTCTAAAACAGCCGCTGATCTTTTAAGACAAAGCTATGAAATTGAACAAATGGCTTCACATCTGGTAAAAATTATTGTTGGCAATGAAAGTAACATTTCACAACTTAAAGCAAGTTCAGGTAACAATAATGACAAAGGTAATTACAACCCACCTGTAAATAAAAACAAAGATTATGATACTAATTCTAAAAGACAATCATTTAATATGAAAAGTACAAAATCACCAACAATAGATTCAAACATTAAAAAAGATTCCTTACATAATAAGGAAAATTCTCAACCAAAAGCAGTAACAAGCGAAGAAGTTCCTTCTTATAATGATCCTAGATTTGAGGACCTTTAA